A single genomic interval of Spinacia oleracea cultivar Varoflay chromosome 6, BTI_SOV_V1, whole genome shotgun sequence harbors:
- the LOC130463519 gene encoding uncharacterized protein, protein MLVALKFPPHFTIIIMQCVRSPKFSSAINGSLHGFFEGKRGLRQGDPLSPLLFVLCIEYLSRILKVVGEKEEFQFHPRCKVSKLNHLCFADDLILCCKGDFRSVYLMMQGFKLFSNTTGLQASPSKTSVYCTGMPETEVQRILVMTGFSKGSFPFRYLGLPICSKKIRVGECEKIVENMCARIKIWSSRNMSFAGRLTLIMVLPKGVYNTVNAICRNFLWKGTIDAIGPAMGKHVWMIATKKDNMWVRWVNNVYIKDGSWWDYSPKVCDSWYWKSICTVKDLMKNYLSETQLISITKYTIKEAYCCLAPVLCKVPWTNAVWDRLSLPKNRFITWLAMLERLNTKDRLLKIGVSADNCTTKIGMQNAPKLLSATFQWIFSRRITKFRRGVYSTLVMSVAYHIWIERNNATWNSQVRCIDKVCSSILQNVYNRVNGVMPKEISNRDHIWFSTLFAG, encoded by the exons ATGCTGGTTGCACTCAAGTTCCCTCCTCActttaccatcatcatcatGCAGTGTGTCAGATCACCTAAATTCTCTTCGGCTATCAATGGCTCTCTCCATGGGTTCTTTGAAGGCAAAAGAGGCCTTAGACAAGGTGATCCTCTGTCACCTCTCCTGTTTGTGCTTTGCATTGAATATTTGTCCAGGATCCTGAAGGTGGTGGGTGAGAAAGAAGAATTCCAGTTTCATCCAAGATGCAAGGTGTCCAAACTAAATCATCTatgttttgctgatgatctcATCTTGTGTTGTAAAGGTGATTTCAGATCTGTCTACTTGATGATGCAAGGTTTCAAATTGTTCTCAAATACTACAGGCTTGCAAGCTAGCCCTTCTAAAACATCTGTTTATTGCACTGGCATGCCTGAAACTGAAGTTCAAAGAATTCTGGTCATGACAGGGTTTTCCAAAGGGAGTTTCCCCTTTAGATACCTTGGTTTGCCTATTTGCTCTAAGAAAATTAGAGTTGGTGAGTGTGAAAAGATAGTGGAAAACATGTGTGCAAGGATTAAAATATGGAGCTCCAGGAACATGTCCTTTGCTGGTAGACTCACATTG ATCATGGTGCTACCTAAAGGGGTGTACAATACTGTCAATGCTATTTGCAGGAACTTTCTTTGGAAGGGCACTATTGATGCTATTGGCCCTG CAATGGGAAAACATGTGTGGATGATTGCCACAAAGAAAGATAACATGTGGGTGAGGTGGGTGAATAATGTATACATCAAGGATGGAAGTTGGTGGGATTATTCCCCCAAAGTGTGTGATAGCTGGTACTGGAAATCCATATGCACTGTGAAAGATTTGATGAAGAATTACTTGTCTGAAACTCAGTTGATTTCTATCACTAAATACACCATTAAAGAAGCTTATTGCTGCCTTGCTCCTGTTCTATGCAAAGTGCCATGGACTAATGCAGTATGGGATAGATTGAGTCTCCCTAAGAATAGATTTATCACTTGGTTGGCTATGTTGGAAAGACTAAACACAAAGGACAGATTACTGAAAATAGGAGTTTCTGCTGATAAT TGTACTACCAAGATTGGTATGCAGAATGCTCCTAAGCTCCTCTCTGCTACATTTCAATGGATATTCAGCAGAAGGATTACTAAGTTCAGAAGGGGAGTGTACTCCACCCTTGTGATGAGTGTGGCTTATCACATTTGGATTGAGAGAAATAATGCTACGTGGAACTCTCAAGTTAGGTGTATTGATAAAGTGTGCAGCAGTATACTTCAGAATGTATATAATAGAGTGAATGGTGTGATGCCCAAAGAAATAAGCAATAGGGATCACATTTGGTTCTCAACCCTGTTTGCAGGGTAG